The following are from one region of the Escherichia sp. E4742 genome:
- the iaaA gene encoding beta-aspartyl-peptidase → MGKAVIAIHGGAGAISRAQMSLQQELRYIEALSAIVETGQQMLEAGESALDVVTEAVRLLEECPLFNAGIGAVFTRDETHELDACVMDGNTLKAGAVAGISHLRNPILAARLVMEQSPHVMMIGEGAENFAFAHGMERVSPDIFSTPLRYEQLLAAREEGETVLDHSGAPLDEKQKMGTVGAVALDLHGNLAAATSTGGMTNKLPGRVGDSPLVGAGCYANNASVAVSCTGTGEVFIRALAAYDIGALMDYGGLSLAEACERVVMEKLPALGGSGGLIAIDHEGNVALPFNTEGMYRAWGYAGDTPTTGIYREKGDTVATQ, encoded by the coding sequence ATGGGCAAAGCAGTCATTGCAATCCACGGCGGCGCAGGCGCAATTAGCCGCGCACAGATGAGTCTGCAACAGGAATTACGCTACATTGAGGCGCTGTCTGCCATTGTTGAAACCGGACAGCAAATGCTCGAAGCGGGTGAAAGCGCGCTGGATGTGGTGACAGAAGCGGTGCGCTTGCTGGAAGAGTGTCCGCTCTTTAACGCCGGAATTGGCGCCGTCTTTACGCGTGATGAAACGCATGAACTGGACGCCTGCGTGATGGATGGCAACACACTGAAAGCGGGGGCGGTGGCGGGCATTAGCCATCTGCGCAACCCAATTCTTGCTGCTCGTCTGGTGATGGAGCAAAGCCCGCATGTGATGATGATTGGCGAGGGCGCAGAAAACTTTGCTTTTGCTCATGGCATGGAGCGCGTCTCGCCGGATATTTTCTCCACGCCTTTGCGTTATGAACAGCTGCTGGCGGCGCGTGAGGAAGGGGAAACCGTCCTCGACCATAGCGGCGCTCCGCTGGATGAAAAACAAAAAATGGGTACGGTGGGGGCCGTGGCTTTGGATTTACACGGCAATCTGGCGGCAGCCACGTCCACGGGCGGAATGACCAATAAATTACCCGGACGAGTGGGCGATAGTCCCTTAGTGGGTGCCGGATGCTACGCCAATAACGCCAGTGTGGCGGTTTCTTGTACCGGTACGGGCGAAGTCTTCATCCGCGCGCTGGCGGCGTATGACATCGGCGCGTTAATGGATTATGGCGGTCTAAGCCTCGCGGAAGCCTGCGAGCGGGTGGTGATGGAAAAACTCCCTGCGCTTGGCGGCAGCGGTGGCTTAATCGCTATCGACCACGAAGGTAACGTCGCACTACCGTTTAACACAGAAGGAATGTATCGCGCCTGGGGCTACGCAGGCGATACACCAACCACTGGTATCTACCGCGAAAAAGGGGACACCGTTGCCACACAGTGA
- a CDS encoding glycyl-radical enzyme activating protein, with the protein MIFNIQRYSTHDGPGIRTVVFLKGCSLGCRWCQNPESRARTQDLLYDARLCLEGCELCSKTAPEVIERALNGLVIHREKLTPEHLTALTDCCPTQALTVCGEVKSVEEIMAIVLRDKPFYDRSGGGLTLSGGEPFMQPEMATALLQASHEAGIHTAVETCLHVPWKYIAPSLPYIDLFLADLKHVADVPFKQWTDGNAARVLDNLKKLAAAGKKIIIRVPLIQGFNADEAAVKAITDFAASELHVNEIHFLPYHTLGINKYHLLNLPYDAPEKPLDAPELLDFAQQYACQKGLTATLRG; encoded by the coding sequence ATGATTTTCAACATTCAGCGCTATTCGACCCACGACGGTCCCGGTATCCGCACGGTAGTTTTCCTTAAAGGGTGCTCGCTGGGCTGCCGCTGGTGTCAGAACCCGGAAAGCCGCGCCCGCACGCAGGACCTGCTATATGACGCGCGTCTGTGTCTGGAAGGCTGCGAACTATGCTCAAAAACCGCTCCAGAAGTGATTGAGCGCGCGCTGAATGGTTTAGTCATTCACAGGGAAAAGTTAACGCCTGAACATCTGACGGCGCTAACCGACTGCTGCCCGACACAGGCGTTAACCGTGTGCGGTGAAGTGAAAAGCGTTGAGGAGATCATGGCGATCGTTCTGCGTGATAAACCGTTTTACGATCGCAGCGGCGGCGGCTTAACGCTCTCTGGCGGAGAACCCTTTATGCAGCCGGAAATGGCGACGGCGCTACTGCAAGCCAGCCACGAGGCCGGAATTCATACTGCGGTAGAAACCTGTCTGCATGTGCCGTGGAAATATATTGCTCCTTCTCTGCCCTATATCGATCTGTTTCTTGCCGATTTAAAACACGTTGCCGACGTGCCGTTTAAACAGTGGACCGACGGTAATGCCGCGAGAGTACTGGATAACCTGAAAAAACTCGCGGCGGCGGGTAAAAAAATCATTATTCGCGTACCGCTGATTCAAGGCTTTAATGCCGATGAAGCTGCTGTGAAAGCCATTACTGATTTTGCCGCCAGTGAACTGCACGTTAACGAAATCCATTTCCTGCCCTACCACACGCTGGGCATCAACAAATATCACTTACTTAATCTGCCCTATGACGCCCCGGAAAAACCGCTTGATGCGCCAGAACTGCTCGACTTTGCCCAGCAGTATGCCTGCCAGAAAGGGTTAACCGCGACCTTACGAGGATAA
- the gsiB gene encoding glutathione ABC transporter substrate-binding protein GsiB yields the protein MARAVHRSGLVALGIAAALMAPCAFAAKDVVVAVGSNFTTLDPYDANDTLSQAVAKSFYQGLFGLDKEMKLKNVLAESYTVSSDGLIYTVKLREGIKFQDGTDFNAAAVKANLDRASDPANHLKRYNLYKNIAKTDAVDPTTVKITLKQPFSAFINILAHPATAMISSAALEKYGKEIGFHPVGTGPYELDTWNQTDFVKVKKFAGYWQPGLPKLDSITWRPVADNNTRAAMLQTGEAQFAFPIPYEQAALLDKNKNIELMASPSIMQRYISMNVTQKPFDNPKVREALNYAINRQALVKVAFAGYAVPATGVVPPSIAYAQSYKPWPYDPAKARELLKEAGYPNGFSTTLWSSHNHSTAQKVLQFTQQQLAQVGIKAQVTAMDAGQRAAEVEGKGQKESGVRMFYTGWSASTGEADWALSPLFASQNWPPTLFNTAFYSNKQVDDELAKALKTNDPAEKARLYKAAQDTIWQESPWIPLVVEKLVSAHSKKLSGFWIMPDTGFSFEDADLQ from the coding sequence ATGGCAAGAGCTGTACACCGTAGTGGGTTAGTGGCGCTGGGTATTGCCGCAGCGTTGATGGCACCTTGTGCATTCGCTGCCAAAGATGTGGTTGTGGCGGTGGGATCGAACTTCACCACCCTCGACCCGTATGACGCGAATGACACGTTGTCACAGGCCGTGGCGAAATCGTTTTACCAGGGGCTGTTCGGTCTGGATAAAGAGATGAAGCTGAAAAATGTGCTGGCGGAGAGTTATACCGTCTCCAGTGACGGCCTCATTTATACCGTGAAATTGCGTGAAGGGATTAAGTTTCAGGACGGCACCGACTTCAACGCGGCGGCGGTAAAAGCGAATCTGGACCGAGCCAGCGATCCGGCAAATCATCTAAAACGCTATAACCTGTACAAAAATATTGCCAAAACTGATGCGGTCGATCCGACAACGGTGAAGATTACGCTCAAGCAACCGTTCTCCGCGTTTATTAACATCCTCGCTCACCCGGCGACCGCGATGATTTCATCGGCGGCGCTGGAAAAATATGGCAAGGAGATTGGTTTTCATCCGGTCGGAACTGGACCGTATGAACTGGATACCTGGAACCAGACCGATTTTGTGAAGGTTAAAAAATTCGCGGGTTACTGGCAGCCAGGCTTGCCCAAACTGGACAGCATCACCTGGCGTCCGGTGGCGGATAACAACACCCGCGCGGCAATGCTGCAAACCGGTGAAGCGCAGTTTGCTTTCCCTATCCCTTATGAACAAGCTGCGCTACTGGACAAGAACAAAAATATCGAGCTGATGGCCAGCCCGTCGATTATGCAGCGTTATATCAGTATGAACGTGACGCAGAAACCATTCGATAACCCAAAAGTGCGTGAGGCGCTGAATTACGCCATCAATCGTCAGGCACTGGTGAAAGTGGCCTTCGCGGGGTATGCAGTTCCTGCCACTGGTGTGGTGCCACCGAGTATTGCCTACGCGCAAAGTTATAAACCGTGGCCTTACGATCCGGCTAAAGCGCGCGAACTATTAAAAGAGGCGGGATATCCCAACGGTTTCAGTACCACATTGTGGTCATCACATAATCACAGTACCGCGCAGAAAGTGCTGCAATTTACTCAGCAACAGCTAGCGCAGGTGGGGATTAAAGCCCAGGTGACGGCGATGGATGCCGGGCAGCGGGCGGCTGAAGTTGAAGGTAAAGGGCAAAAAGAGAGCGGCGTGCGAATGTTCTATACTGGCTGGTCGGCCTCGACCGGTGAAGCTGACTGGGCGCTCTCGCCGCTGTTCGCCTCGCAGAACTGGCCACCGACGCTGTTTAATACTGCGTTTTACAGCAATAAGCAGGTGGATGACGAGCTTGCCAAGGCGCTGAAAACCAACGATCCGGCGGAAAAGGCGCGCTTGTATAAGGCGGCGCAGGATACCATCTGGCAAGAGTCGCCGTGGATCCCGCTGGTGGTAGAAAAACTGGTGTCGGCACACAGCAAAAAACTGAGCGGTTTTTGGATTATGCCAGACACTGGCTTTAGCTTTGAAGATGCGGATTTGCAATAA
- the gsiA gene encoding glutathione ABC transporter ATP-binding protein GsiA — translation MPHSDELDAGDVLAVDNLNIAFMQDQQKVAAVRGLSFALRRGETLAIVGESGSGKSVTALALMRLLEQAGGLVQCDKMLLRRRSREVIELSEQNSRQMQHIRGADMAMIFQEPMTSLNPVFTVGEQIAESIRLHQNASREQAMVEAKRMLDQVRIPEAQTILSRYPHQLSGGMRQRVMIAMALSCRPAVLIADEPTTALDVTIQAQILQLIKVLQKEMSMGVIFITHDMGVVAEIADRVLVMYQGEAVETGSVEQIFHAPQHPYTRALLAAVPQLGAMKGQDYPLRFPLISLEHPAKQERPVEQKTVVDGDPVLQVRNLVTRFPLRSGLLNRVTREVHAVEKVSFDLWPGETLSLVGESGSGKSTTGRALLRLVESQGGEIIFNGQRIDTLSPGKLQALRRDIQFIFQDPYASLDPRQTIGDSIIEPLRVHGLLQGNEAAARVAWLLERVGLLPEHAWRYPHEFSGGQRQRICIARALALNPKVIIADEAVSALDVSIRGQIINLLLDLQRDFGIAYLFISHDMAVVERISHRVAVMYLGQIVEIGPRRAVFENPQHPYTRKLLAAVPVAEPSRLRPQRVLLSDDLPSNIHQRGEEVAAVSLQCVGPGHYVAQPQSEYAFMRR, via the coding sequence TTGCCACACAGTGATGAACTTGATGCCGGTGATGTCCTGGCGGTCGATAATCTTAACATTGCCTTTATGCAGGACCAGCAGAAAGTGGCTGCGGTTCGTGGTCTCTCTTTCGCCCTGCGACGTGGCGAGACGCTGGCAATTGTTGGAGAATCCGGTTCCGGCAAGTCAGTCACAGCACTGGCGTTGATGCGTCTGTTAGAACAGGCGGGGGGGCTGGTGCAGTGCGATAAAATGCTGTTGCGGCGCCGCAGTCGTGAGGTGATTGAGCTTAGTGAGCAGAACTCCCGGCAAATGCAGCATATACGCGGTGCGGATATGGCGATGATTTTCCAGGAGCCAATGACGTCGCTAAATCCGGTATTTACCGTGGGTGAACAGATTGCTGAGTCTATCCGTCTGCATCAGAACGCCAGTCGTGAACAGGCGATGGTAGAGGCGAAGCGGATGCTGGATCAGGTTCGCATCCCGGAAGCCCAAACCATTCTTTCCCGTTATCCGCATCAACTCTCTGGTGGGATGCGCCAGCGGGTGATGATTGCCATGGCGCTGTCATGTCGCCCTGCGGTGCTGATAGCCGATGAACCGACCACCGCACTGGATGTTACGATTCAGGCGCAGATCCTGCAATTAATCAAAGTATTGCAAAAAGAGATGTCGATGGGCGTCATTTTTATCACTCACGACATGGGCGTGGTGGCAGAGATTGCCGATCGGGTGCTGGTGATGTATCAGGGCGAAGCGGTCGAAACGGGCAGCGTTGAACAGATTTTTCATGCGCCACAGCATCCTTATACCCGCGCGCTGTTGGCTGCCGTGCCGCAGTTGGGGGCGATGAAAGGGCAAGATTATCCTCTCCGTTTCCCGCTGATATCGCTTGAACATCCGGCTAAACAGGAACGACCTGTCGAGCAGAAAACGGTGGTTGATGGTGACCCTGTTTTACAGGTGCGTAATCTGGTGACCCGTTTCCCTTTACGTAGTGGCTTACTGAATCGCGTTACGCGAGAAGTGCATGCGGTTGAGAAGGTCAGTTTTGATCTCTGGCCGGGCGAAACGTTGTCGCTGGTGGGAGAGTCCGGGAGTGGCAAATCCACCACCGGACGGGCGCTGTTGCGCCTGGTTGAAAGCCAGGGCGGCGAAATTATCTTCAACGGTCAGCGAATCGATACTCTGTCACCCGGCAAACTCCAGGCATTGCGCCGCGATATTCAGTTTATTTTTCAGGACCCCTACGCCTCTCTGGACCCGCGTCAGACCATCGGTGATTCGATTATCGAACCGCTGCGTGTTCATGGTTTATTGCAGGGTAACGAAGCCGCTGCACGCGTTGCGTGGCTACTGGAACGCGTTGGTCTGTTACCCGAACATGCGTGGCGCTACCCGCATGAGTTTTCCGGCGGCCAGCGTCAGCGTATCTGTATTGCCCGTGCGCTGGCGTTGAATCCCAAAGTCATTATTGCCGATGAAGCCGTGTCGGCGCTGGATGTTTCTATTCGCGGGCAGATTATCAACTTGTTGCTCGACCTCCAGCGTGATTTCGGTATTGCGTATCTGTTTATCTCTCACGATATGGCCGTGGTTGAGCGGATCAGTCATCGTGTGGCGGTGATGTATCTCGGGCAAATCGTTGAAATTGGTCCACGGCGCGCGGTCTTTGAAAATCCGCAGCACCCTTATACGCGTAAATTACTGGCGGCAGTTCCGGTTGCTGAACCGTCCCGACTGCGGCCACAGCGCGTACTGCTATCGGACGATCTTCCCAGCAATATTCATCAGCGTGGCGAAGAAGTTGCAGCCGTCTCGTTGCAATGCGTCGGGCCGGGGCATTACGTCGCACAACCACAATCAGAATACGCATTCATGCGTAGATAA
- the moeA gene encoding molybdopterin molybdotransferase MoeA, giving the protein MEFTTGLMSLDTALNEMLSRVTPLTAQETLPLVQCFGRILASDVVSPLDVPGFDNSAMDGYAVRLADITSGQPLPVAGKSFAGQPYHGEWPAGTCIRIMTGAPVPEGCEAVVMQEQTEQTDNGVRFTAEVRSGQNIRRRGEDISAGAVVFPAGTRLTTAELPVIASLGIAEVPVIRKVRVALFSTGDELQLPGQPLGDGQIYDTNRLAVHLMLEQLGCEVINLGIIRDDPHALRAAFIEADSQADVVISSGGVSVGEADYTKTILEELGEIAFWKLAIKPGKPFAFGKLSNGWFCGLPGNPVSATLTFYQLVQPLLAKLSGNTASGLPARQRVRTASHLKKSPGRLDFQRGVLQRNADGELEVTTTGHQGSHIFSSFSLGNCFIVLERDRGNVEAGEWVEVEPFNALFGGL; this is encoded by the coding sequence ATGGAATTTACCACCGGATTGATGTCGCTCGACACCGCGCTTAATGAGATGCTTTCTCGCGTTACCCCACTGACCGCCCAGGAAACGCTGCCACTGGTACAGTGTTTTGGCCGTATTCTGGCGAGCGATGTGGTTTCGCCGCTGGATGTCCCAGGGTTTGATAACTCCGCAATGGACGGTTACGCGGTACGTTTGGCCGATATCACCTCCGGACAACCGCTGCCCGTTGCCGGGAAGTCGTTTGCCGGTCAGCCTTACCATGGCGAGTGGCCCGCTGGCACCTGCATCCGCATTATGACTGGCGCACCAGTACCGGAAGGCTGCGAAGCGGTGGTGATGCAGGAACAGACTGAACAAACGGACAATGGCGTGCGTTTTACTGCTGAAGTGCGCAGCGGGCAAAATATTCGCCGTCGCGGTGAAGATATCTCTGCAGGTGCGGTTGTTTTCCCGGCGGGGACTCGCCTGACTACCGCTGAACTGCCAGTAATTGCTTCGCTAGGGATTGCCGAAGTTCCGGTGATTCGTAAAGTGCGTGTAGCGCTTTTTTCTACCGGTGATGAACTCCAGTTGCCCGGTCAGCCGCTGGGCGACGGGCAAATTTACGATACCAACCGCCTCGCGGTGCATTTGATGTTAGAACAGCTGGGTTGTGAAGTAATCAACTTAGGGATTATTCGCGACGATCCGCATGCCCTGCGCGCCGCATTTATTGAAGCCGACAGCCAGGCGGATGTGGTGATCAGTTCCGGTGGTGTTTCGGTTGGTGAGGCGGATTACACCAAAACCATTCTCGAAGAACTGGGCGAAATTGCTTTCTGGAAACTGGCGATTAAACCGGGCAAACCGTTCGCGTTTGGTAAACTCTCTAATGGCTGGTTTTGCGGCCTGCCGGGCAATCCGGTTTCTGCAACGCTGACCTTCTATCAATTGGTGCAACCTTTGCTGGCCAAATTAAGCGGCAATACCGCCAGTGGCCTGCCCGCGCGCCAGCGCGTACGCACAGCATCGCATCTCAAGAAATCCCCTGGACGTCTTGATTTCCAGCGCGGCGTGCTGCAACGCAACGCCGACGGCGAGCTGGAAGTCACGACCACCGGGCATCAGGGTTCACATATATTTAGCTCCTTTAGCCTCGGCAACTGCTTTATCGTGCTGGAGCGCGATCGCGGCAATGTTGAAGCGGGCGAATGGGTGGAAGTCGAGCCATTTAACGCGTTGTTCGGAGGCCTGTAA
- the moeB gene encoding molybdopterin-synthase adenylyltransferase MoeB, with protein sequence MAELSDQEMLRYNRQIILRGFDFDGQEALKDSRVLVVGLGGLGCAASQYLASAGVGNLTLLDFDTVSLSNLQRQTLHSDATVGQPKVESARDALARINPHIAITPVNALLDDAELAALIAEHNLVLDCTDNVAVRNQLNAGCFAAKVPLVSGAAIRMEGQITVFTYQDGEPCYRCLSRLFGENALTCVEAGVMAPLIGVIGSLQAMEAIKLLVGYGKPSSGKIVMYDAMTCQFREMKLMRNPGCEVCGH encoded by the coding sequence ATGGCGGAACTCAGCGATCAGGAGATGCTGCGCTACAATCGGCAAATCATCCTGCGTGGTTTTGATTTTGACGGCCAGGAGGCGCTAAAAGATTCTCGTGTGCTGGTAGTGGGCTTGGGCGGCCTCGGCTGTGCGGCCTCGCAATATCTGGCAAGCGCGGGCGTCGGTAACCTGACGCTGCTCGACTTCGACACGGTTTCGCTCTCAAATTTGCAGCGTCAGACGCTGCACAGTGATGCTACGGTCGGGCAACCGAAGGTAGAATCAGCCCGTGACGCACTGGCGCGGATCAATCCACATATTGCGATTACGCCGGTAAACGCGTTGCTTGATGATGCTGAACTGGCTGCGTTGATTGCTGAACACAATCTGGTGCTCGACTGTACGGATAACGTTGCGGTACGTAATCAACTGAACGCTGGCTGTTTTGCCGCGAAGGTGCCGCTGGTTTCCGGCGCGGCAATTCGTATGGAAGGGCAAATCACGGTCTTTACTTATCAAGACGGTGAGCCGTGCTATCGCTGCCTTAGCCGTTTGTTTGGCGAGAACGCGCTAACCTGCGTGGAAGCGGGCGTAATGGCACCGTTGATTGGGGTGATTGGTTCGTTGCAGGCAATGGAAGCGATCAAACTGCTGGTAGGTTATGGCAAACCCTCCAGCGGTAAAATCGTAATGTACGATGCGATGACCTGTCAGTTTCGCGAAATGAAACTGATGCGTAATCCAGGGTGTGAGGTGTGCGGGCATTAA
- the fsa gene encoding fructose-6-phosphate aldolase, which produces MELYLDTSDVAAVKALARVFPLAGVTTNPSIVAAGKKPLEVLLPELHEAMGGQGRLFAQVMSTTAEGMVNDARKLRSIIADIVVKVPVTAEGLAAIKLLNAEGIPTLGTAVYGAAQGLLSALAGAEYVAPYVNRIDAQGGSGIQTVTDLHQLLKMHAPQAKVLAASFKTPRQALDCLLAGCESITLPLDVAQQMISYPAVDAAVAKFEQDWQGAFGRTSI; this is translated from the coding sequence ATGGAACTGTATCTGGATACTTCAGACGTCGCCGCAGTGAAGGCACTGGCTCGTGTTTTTCCGTTGGCGGGTGTGACCACTAACCCAAGTATTGTGGCGGCAGGTAAGAAGCCTCTGGAAGTTTTACTTCCTGAGTTACATGAGGCGATGGGCGGACAGGGGCGTTTGTTTGCGCAGGTCATGTCTACTACTGCTGAAGGTATGGTGAATGATGCGCGTAAACTGCGTTCTATTATTGCGGATATCGTGGTTAAAGTACCTGTGACTGCCGAGGGGCTGGCAGCGATTAAGCTATTAAACGCGGAAGGGATTCCGACGCTGGGTACGGCGGTGTATGGCGCGGCGCAAGGGCTGCTGTCGGCGCTGGCGGGTGCTGAGTATGTTGCGCCTTACGTCAACCGAATTGATGCCCAGGGCGGAAGTGGTATTCAGACGGTGACCGACTTACACCAGTTACTGAAAATGCATGCGCCACAGGCGAAAGTGCTGGCAGCGAGTTTCAAAACCCCGCGTCAGGCGCTGGACTGCTTATTGGCAGGATGTGAATCAATCACACTGCCGTTGGATGTCGCGCAACAGATGATTAGCTATCCGGCAGTTGATGCCGCAGTGGCGAAGTTTGAGCAGGACTGGCAGGGGGCGTTTGGCAGAACGTCGATTTAA
- a CDS encoding glycyl radical protein, with protein MTTLKLDTLSDRIKAHKNALVHIVKPPVCTERAQHYTEMYQQHLDKPIPVRRALALAHHLANRTIWIKHDELIIGNQASEVRAAPIFPEYTVSWIEKEIDDLADRPGAGFAVSEENKRVLHEVCPWWRGQTVQDRCYGMFTDEQKGLLATGIIKAEGNMTSGDAHLAVNFPLLLEKGLDGLREKVAERRSRINLTVLEDLHGEQFLKAIDIVLVAVSEHIERFAALAREMAATESRESRRDELLAMAENCDLIAHQPPQTFWQALQLCYFIQLILQIESNGHSVSFGRMDQYLYPYYRRDVELNQTLDREHAIEMLHSCWLKLLEVNKIRSGSHSKASAGSPLYQNVTIGGQNLVDGQPMDAVNPLSYAILESCGRLRSTQPNLSVRYHAGMSNDFLDACVQVIRCGFGMPAFNNDEIVIPEFIKLGIEPQDAYDYAAIGCIETAVGGKWGYRCTGMSFINFARVMLAALEGGRDATSGKVFLPQEKALSAGNFNNFDEVMDAWDTQIRYYTRKSIEIEYVVDTMLEENVHDILCSALVDDCIERAKSIKQGGAKYDWVSGLQVGIANLGNSLAAVKKLVFEQGTIGQQQLAAALAEDFDGLTHEQLRQRLINGAPKYGNDDDSVDTLLARAYQTYIDELKQYHNPRYGRGPIGGNYYAGTSSISANVPFGAQTMATPDGRKAHTPLAEGASPASGTDHLGPTAVIGSVGKLPTAAILGGVLLNQKLNPATLENESDKQKLMILLRTFFEVHKGWHIQYNIVSRETLLEAKKHPDQYRDLVVRVAGYSAFFTALSPDAQDDIIARTEHML; from the coding sequence ATGACAACACTGAAACTGGACACGCTCAGCGACCGCATTAAAGCGCACAAAAATGCGCTGGTGCATATTGTGAAACCGCCGGTCTGTACCGAGCGCGCACAGCACTATACTGAGATGTATCAACAACATCTCGACAAGCCAATCCCGGTACGTCGCGCGCTGGCGCTGGCGCACCACCTGGCTAATCGCACCATCTGGATCAAACACGATGAGTTAATCATCGGCAACCAGGCCAGTGAAGTCCGTGCCGCGCCGATCTTCCCGGAATATACCGTCTCCTGGATCGAAAAAGAGATTGATGATCTGGCGGATCGTCCGGGTGCTGGTTTTGCGGTGAGCGAAGAGAACAAACGTGTTCTGCATGAAGTGTGCCCGTGGTGGCGCGGTCAGACCGTGCAGGATCGTTGCTATGGCATGTTTACCGATGAGCAAAAAGGCCTGCTGGCGACCGGCATCATTAAAGCAGAAGGCAATATGACTTCCGGCGACGCGCACCTGGCAGTCAATTTCCCGCTGCTGTTGGAAAAAGGGCTTGATGGTCTGCGCGAGAAAGTGGCGGAGCGTCGCTCGCGTATCAACCTGACAGTACTGGAAGATTTGCACGGCGAGCAGTTCCTGAAAGCGATTGATATCGTACTGGTGGCAGTCAGTGAACACATTGAACGTTTCGCTGCTCTGGCGCGTGAAATGGCCGCCACCGAATCCCGCGAAAGTCGTCGTGATGAACTGCTGGCGATGGCAGAAAACTGCGACCTCATCGCCCACCAGCCGCCGCAGACTTTCTGGCAGGCGCTGCAACTGTGCTACTTCATCCAGTTGATTTTGCAGATCGAATCTAACGGTCACTCGGTGTCGTTTGGTCGTATGGATCAGTATCTCTATCCGTACTATCGCCGCGACGTTGAACTCAACCAGACGCTGGATCGCGAACACGCTATCGAGATGCTGCATAGCTGCTGGCTGAAACTGCTGGAAGTGAACAAGATCCGCTCCGGCTCACACTCAAAAGCCTCTGCGGGAAGTCCGCTGTATCAGAACGTCACCATTGGTGGGCAAAACCTGGTTGATGGTCAGCCGATGGATGCGGTGAATCCACTCTCTTACGCGATCCTCGAATCCTGCGGTCGCCTGCGTTCGACTCAGCCTAACCTCAGCGTGCGCTACCATGCGGGAATGAGCAACGATTTCCTCGATGCCTGTGTGCAGGTGATCCGCTGCGGCTTCGGGATGCCTGCGTTCAACAACGACGAAATCGTCATCCCGGAGTTTATTAAACTCGGTATTGAACCGCAGGACGCTTACGACTACGCAGCGATTGGTTGTATCGAAACCGCAGTCGGCGGTAAATGGGGCTATCGCTGCACCGGCATGAGCTTTATCAACTTCGCCCGCGTGATGCTGGCGGCGCTGGAAGGTGGTCGTGATGCCACCAGCGGCAAAGTGTTCCTGCCACAAGAAAAAGCGTTGTCAGCGGGTAACTTCAACAACTTCGATGAAGTCATGGACGCGTGGGATACGCAAATCCGTTACTACACCCGCAAATCAATCGAAATCGAATATGTCGTCGACACCATGCTGGAAGAGAACGTGCACGATATTCTCTGCTCGGCGCTGGTGGATGACTGTATTGAGCGAGCGAAAAGTATCAAGCAAGGCGGCGCGAAATATGACTGGGTATCTGGCCTGCAGGTCGGTATTGCTAACCTCGGCAACAGCCTGGCGGCAGTGAAGAAACTGGTATTTGAACAGGGCACGATTGGTCAGCAACAACTGGCTGCTGCACTGGCGGAAGATTTCGATGGTCTGACTCACGAGCAGTTGCGTCAGCGTCTGATTAACGGCGCGCCGAAGTACGGCAATGATGACGATAGCGTCGATACGCTGCTGGCTCGTGCTTATCAGACCTATATCGACGAACTGAAGCAGTACCATAACCCGCGCTACGGTCGTGGCCCGATCGGCGGCAATTATTACGCAGGTACATCATCTATTTCCGCCAACGTACCATTCGGCGCGCAGACTATGGCAACGCCGGACGGACGTAAAGCGCATACCCCGCTGGCAGAAGGCGCAAGCCCGGCCTCCGGCACCGACCATCTCGGCCCAACGGCGGTCATTGGCTCGGTGGGTAAACTGCCTACCGCAGCGATTCTCGGCGGTGTGTTGCTCAACCAGAAACTGAACCCGGCGACGCTGGAGAACGAATCTGACAAGCAGAAACTGATGATCCTGCTGCGCACCTTCTTCGAAGTGCATAAAGGCTGGCACATTCAGTACAACATCGTTTCCCGCGAAACATTGCTGGAAGCGAAAAAACATCCGGATCAATACCGCGATCTGGTGGTGCGTGTAGCAGGTTATTCCGCCTTCTTCACCGCGCTCTCTCCAGACGCACAGGACGATATCATCGCACGTACCGAACATATGCTGTAA